The Candidozyma auris chromosome 1, complete sequence genome includes a region encoding these proteins:
- a CDS encoding cupin domain-containing protein — MRDKWIQTLTLQPHPEGGFYAETGRSKKTIISEIGLDVPLFTNIHFLLEDKNPSRFHRLCSEEVWYFHDGEPLTVHCIYPNGEYKAVKLGRNPDAGEVLQFEVPRNVIFGSTVEKGWALVSCMVSPGFDFREFQLFSEEELLQVYPEHSAIIKRLT; from the coding sequence ATGAGAGATAAATGGATACAGACTTTGACGTTACAACCACATCCTGAAGGAGGGTTCTACGCTGAGACAGGTAGATCAAAGAAGACCATTATCTCGGAAATAGGCCTTGATGTGCCATTGTTCACCAACATTCATTTTTTGCTAGAGGACAAGAACCCTTCCAGGTTCCATCGGCTTTGTTCAGAAGAGGTTTGGTATTTTCACGACGGAGAGCCACTAACCGTCCACTGCATCTACCCGAACGGAGAGTACAAGGCAGTCAAGTTGGGAAGAAATCCGGATGCCGGGGAAGTGCTTCAGTTTGAGGTGCCTCGTAATGTCATATTTGGCTCGACAGTAGAGAAAGGCTGGGCTCTTGTAAGCTGTATGGTGTCTCCTGGATTTGACTTCCGTGAATTCCAATTGTTCAGTGAAGAGGAACTTTTGCAGGTGTACCCAGAACACTCTGCAATCATCAAGCGTCTTACGTGA
- the PRA1 gene encoding Pra1p, giving the protein MRLTALLCVASSAFAAPTSFLWEGSSNTSSVKVETTWTENWKTTFEIHDSCSPVEANQLRQAFEETELLAYHAKLHTLRNGNSSEFYRKYFGNAPIGEVVGNFEGVVSANTTGILFRCDDPDDKCSQDGWAGYWRGANHSDETNICPLSYKSRLWLSQLCSQNFTVAESKNSLIFAADLLHRLWHTDKLGQRVIGHYADTYEECLELAKKNESLAVRNSATLRLYALDVYAYDIAVPGKGCTKPDKETKPDKESKSASNTSSTQKATATANDKSCHTHADGEVHCE; this is encoded by the coding sequence ATGAGATTAACTGCCCTTCTTTGTGTtgcttcctctgctttcGCTGCCCCAACTTCCTTTTTGTGGGAGGGCTCTTCCAACACTTCTTCTGTAAAGGTGGAAACTACCTGGACTGAGAACTGGAAGACCACCTTCGAAATCCACGACTCATGCTCTCCGGTGGAAGCCAACCAATTGAGACAGgcatttgaagaaactgaGCTTTTAGCTTACCACGCTAAACTCCATACTCTTCGCAATGGTAACTCATCCGAGTTCTACAGAAAGTACTTTGGTAATGCTCCCATTGGTGAAGTAGTTGGCAATTTCGAAGGAGTGGTTTCCGCAAACACCACTGGAATCTTGTTCCGCTGTGATGATCCAGATGACAAGTGTAGTCAAGACGGCTGGGCAGGTTACTGGAGAGGTGCCAACCACAGTGATGAGACCAACATTTGCCCTCTTTCATACAAGAGCAGATTGTGGTTGTCCCAGTTATGTTCTCAGAATTTCACTGTCGCTGAGTCTAAGAATTCCTTGATCTTTGCTGCTGACTTACTCCATAGATTGTGGCACACTGACAAGTTGGGTCAGAGGGTCATTGGCCACTATGCTGATACCTATGAGGAGTGTTtggagttggccaagaagaacgaaTCCCTTGCTGTTCGTAACTCGGCTACATTGAGATTGTACGCCTTGGACGTCTACGCCTACGACATCGCTGTACCAGGCAAGGGATGCACAAAGCCTGACAAGGAGACCAAGCCTGACAAGGAAAGCAAATCGGCGTCCAATACTAGCCTGACTCAAAAGGCGACTGCCACTGCTAACGACAAGTCATGCCACACCCATGCCGACGGTGAGGTACACTGCGAATAG